A single genomic interval of Monodelphis domestica isolate mMonDom1 chromosome X, mMonDom1.pri, whole genome shotgun sequence harbors:
- the SLC7A3 gene encoding cationic amino acid transporter 3, with amino-acid sequence MLGQALRRFGQKLVRRRTLEPGLGESRFARCLSSLDLVALGVGSTLGAGVYVLAGEVAKDKAGPAIVICFLVAALASVLAGLCYAEFGARVPRTGSAYLYSYVTVGELWAFTTGWNLILSYVIGTASVARAWSSAFDNLIGNQISLALRGSISLHVPRYLAEYPDFFALGLVLLLTGLLALGASESALVTKVFTGVNLLVLGFIIIAGCIKGHVHNWQLTEKDYQETASRLNGTSSLGSLGSGGFVPFGADGILRGAATCFYAFVGFDCIATTGEEARDPQRSIPVGIVVSLLVCFVAYFGVSAALTLMMPYYLLQPDSPLPEAFHYVGWAPAQYLVAVGSLCALSTSLLGSMFPMPRVIYAMAEDGLLFRVFARIHPRTHTPLVATIVSGIVAALMAFLFELTDLVDLMSIGTLLAYSLVAVCVLILRYQPDEIMQPKVNQTVELQWPQEDKEEPEPEKETLTLQNLLCPSNLTPTQLSGHIVYGAVSILAVVLTGLCLVLAQWSRELMAGNPAWVTVSALLLLLTIMTTVVIWRQPQNPTYLHFKVPALPLLPLLSIFINVYLMMQMKADTWARFGVWMLIGFAIYFIYGIRNSQEGQNDPVLPPPVTPQTLEVSSPDAPSG; translated from the exons ATGCTAGGCCAGGCCCTGAGGCGCTTTGGGCAGAAGCTTGTTCGGAGAAGGACCCTGGAGCCAGGCCTGGGGGAGAGCCGCTTTGCCCGCTGTCTGAGCAGCCTGGATCTGGTGGCCCTAGGTGTGGGCAGCACTTTGGGCGCAGGAGTCTATGTGCTGGCTGGTGAAGTGGCCAAGGACAAAGCTGGCCCAGCCATCGTGATCTGTTTTCTCGTGGCTGCACTGGCTTCCGTCCTGGCTGGCCTCTGCTATGCTGAGTTTGGGGCCCGGGTCCCCCGGACTGGCTCAGCTTACCTTTATAGCTATGTCACCGTTGGGGAGCTTTGGGCCTTCACCACTGGCTGGAACCTCATCCTCTCCTATGTCATTG GTACTGCCAGCGTGGCTAGGGCCTGGAGCTCTGCCTTTGACAATCTGATTGGGAACCAAATTTCATTGGCCCTCCGAGGCAGTATCTCCCTGCATGTGCCACGGTATTTGGCCGAGTACCCAGACTTTTTTGCTCTTGGTCTTGTGCTGCTGCTCACTG GGCTGCTGGCTCTAGGGGCCAGTGAGTCAGCACTGGTGACCAAGGTGTTCACAGGTGTGAACCTGCTAGTACTGGGCTTTATCATCATCGCTGGCTGCATCAAGGGTCACGTCCACAACTGGCAGCTCACCGAGAAAGACTATCAAGAGACTGCCTCTCGGCTGAATGGCACTTCCAG cCTGGGAAGTTTGGGCTCTGGGGGTTTTGTGCCATTTGGTGCAGATGGTATCCTTCGTGGGGCAGCCACCTGTTTCTATGCGTTTGTTGGTTTTGACTGCATTGCTACGACTG GGGAGGAGGCACGGGATCCTCAGCGCTCCATCCCTGTGGGCATCGTAGTTTCACTGTTGGTCTGCTTCGTGGCCTATTTTGGTGTCTCTGCTGCACTCACTCTCATGATGCCATACTACCTGTTGCAACCCGACAGCCCCTTGCCAGAGGCCTTTCACTATGTAGGGTGGGCCCCTGCCCAATACCTTGTGGCTGTTGGCTCCCTTTGTGCCCTCTCCACCAG CCTCCTGGGCTCCATGTTCCCTATGCCTCGAGTGATCTATGCCATGGCAGAGGATGGCCTTCTGTTCCGTGTTTTCGCCCGAATCCATCCCCGTACACACACTCCCCTTGTGGCCACAATTGTCTCAGGCATTGTTGCAG CCCTGATGGCGTTTCTTTTCGAGCTCACTGATCTGGTAGACCTCATGTCAATTGGAACGCTCCTTGCCTACTCCCTGGTGGCTGTTTGTGTTCTCATCCTCAG gtacCAGCCTGATGAGATAATGCAGCCCAAAGTAAATCAGACTGTGGAGTTGCAGTGGCCACAGGAAGATAAGGAGGAGCCAGAGCCTGAGAAGGAGACCCTGACCCTGCAGAACCTGCTCTGCCCATCCAATCTGACACCCACCCAGCTCTCTGGCCATATTGTCTATGGAGCTGTTTCCATTCTTG CTGTGGTGTTGACGGGTCTGTGCCTGGTCCTGGCCCAGTGGTCAAGGGAGCTGATGGCTGGGAACCCTGCCTGGGTTACTGTGAGTGCCTTGCTCCTGCTTCTAACCATCATGACCACCGTCGTCATTTGGAGGCAGCCCCAGAACCCgacttatctccattttaag GTGCCTGCactccctctcctcccactccTGAGCATCTTTATCAATGTTTATCTCATGATGCAGATGAAAGCTGACACCTGGGCCCGATTTGGGGTCTGGATGTTGATTG ggtttgccatttacttcatCTATGGGATCCGGAACAGTCAGGAGGGGCAGAATGATCCGGTGCTCCCGCCTCCAGTCACTCCCCAAACTCTTGAAGTCAGCAGTCCTGATGCCCCTTCTGGCTGA